The genomic segment atccaaatcaataaagttattggtgaaaatgaaaaatgtgtcttttattttatggaaaaaaaccacagaaacatttttggccaacccaataaaaccTTCATGGAGATACAAGTTAGAGAGCACAGCATATGAGACTAAAGAGCAGAGTCCAGAGTTTGAAGGgccattttgtcttttttgtatTCCCATCTCACCACCTAATACCCCACGTGTCTGGCTCAGATTACAGAGACATATACCGAGAGTACGTGCGCTGCCTGGAGGAGAGGCAAGAGGAGGGAGTCAGCCGCAGCTACAACCAGCTGCTCCTGGTGGCCAAGCCCAGCTCAGGGAGCGCCCCCCAGGAGCAGGAGCTGGGCTCCGTCACAGTGGAGACTCTACTTGATTCAGGGGAAGAGCCCAACCAAGGCCCTCCCATGGTGGTGCTACAGGGGTCGGCTGGTACCGGAAAGACAACACTGGCAAAAAAAATGGTGCTGGACTGGGCCACTGGCAGCTTGTACCCAGGCCGGTTTGATTATGTCTTTTATGTGAGCTGCAGAGAAGTGGTCCTGCTGCCAGAGGGCACGCTGGACCAGCTCCTCATCTGGTGTTGTGGGGACAATAAAGCCCCTGTCACAGAGATTCGGAGGCAGCCGGAGCGGCTCCTGTTCATCCTGGATGGCTACGATGAGCTGCAGAGGCCTTTTGCAGTGAGGCTGAGGAGGCCGGGGCCCAGTCGCACAGAGGACCTGCTGCACCGTCTAATTAGGAGAGAGGTACTTCCCACGTCCTCCCTTCTCATCACCACACGGCCTCTGGCTTTGCGGAACCTGCAGTCCTTGCTGAAACAACCACGCCATGTCCACGTCCTGGGCTTCTCTGATGATGAGAAGGAGAAGTATCTCCACTCCTATTTCACAGACGAGGAGCAAGCCAAAAAGGCCATTGACTTTGTATGTAGAAATGACGTTCTCTACAAAGCATGTCAGGTTCCAGGCATTTGCTGGGTGGTCTGCTCCTGGTTGAAGGGGCAGATGGAGAGAGGTGGAAAGTTCCCAGAGATTCCCAGTAATGACACTGACATCTTCATGGCCTATGTCTCCACCTTCCTGCCGCCTAGTGACAATGAGGCCTGCTCCGAGCTTACCCGACACAAGGTCCTGAGGGGTCTGTGCTCCTTGGCAGCTCAGGGGATCCAGCACCAGAGGTTCCTGTTTGAAGAAGATGACCTCAGGAAGCACAATTTGGATGGGCCCAGCCTTGCTGCTTTCCTGAGCAGCCACGATTACCAAGAGGGACTTGACATCAAGAAGTTCTACAGCTTCCGCCACATCAGCTTCCAGGAATTTTTTCATGCTATGTCCTACCTGGTGAAACAGGACCAGAGCCAGCTGGGGGAAGAGGCCCTCAGAGAAGTGACTAGGCTGCTGGATGACAAGGATCAGGCAGGGAATGAGGAGATGACCCTCAGTATGCAGTTCTTACTGGACATGTCGAAAAAAGAGAGCTCCTCGAACTTTGAGCTAACCTTCTGCTTCAAAATTTCCCCCTCAATAAAGCAGGATTTGAAGAACTTCAAAGAACAAATGAACTCTATAAAGCACAACAGGACTTGGGATTTGGAATTCAACCTGTATGAGTCGACAAGGAATCTGGTAAAGAGTGTTCAGATGAGTGACGTAACATTTAAGATGGAACATTCGAACAAAAAGAAATCTGACAGCAGGAAAACATTATGTGTCAAAACCAGATTGAGTAAAGCAAAGAAAGAGGAGCAAAAATGTCCAGTTGTGGAAAAAGGTCATATAACAGGGACACAGAAGAAGGCTTCTAGtggaaaaggcagagagagggaaggggaactAGAGACAAGGAGAGTATGAGGacaggaagcacagaaatggagacactAGAGGTAAAGGGGTAGAGAGACAAGAGGATGGGGAAGAGAGTGGAAAGGAATGGAGAGATGTGAGATTAGACTGATGGGCACAAGGAGTGGAAGGACAGAGGAGCAAATAGAAAGGAGAAGTAGAAAGAGGATCAGACTCGGAAGACCGGACTTGGGGATTTAAGGCTACGTGGAATGGGTCCTAGGAACAACCACAGGTGTCAACAATGACTCAAGTTCAGTTATTTAGCACTCCCCACCCGTGCACCCAGGCTGTTTGTAACTTCCCAAAGTGCAGTCTGGCATTTGACTCTTTCCTATAAAATAAACTCCTGAACATAATACAATGTGGATTGTGCTCATTCTATGATTAGATAACAGGAAGCATATCAATGTCAACATTTAAAGGAAATATTGTACTATGAtataatggagagagagagaaagagaaatcagttCGTGCTCTGACCCAGGATGGAACCAGCAATGttttggtgcacgggacgacATTCCAATCAACTAAGCCACTTGGCTAGGGCTGACTTTGGTCTTAGAAGCTATACTGTGACTTGTCTTACCTCTTACCTAATAACATGCCACTGTTGTCTCTGTACCATTAACAGacttttctttttggaaagacCAGTCATTTCCAAGCACTAACTCATAATCTCTTTCTCCTTTGGTTCCCTCtgcataaaaaaggagaaaaggaattaCAGACGTAGGTGTGTGGTCAGTTCCCAACTCCCGTAtcatagatgaggaaatttaAGTCAGGAGCCCCATTCGTTTCCGGGGTTTGTAGATGCCTCGAAGACTGCGAGCAGAGCACCGTGACGTGCCCCCACCCGGCTATTGCTGCTGGCTCCAGTGCAACTGGGAGTGCTGCGGCTGCCTGGGACTCCAGTGCCACACAGAAAGTTACAGGCACATCTCTTGGCTTCTCACACATTTTTATTGCTGTCACAACTCCTTACCAGTTGAGTCCATGTATACCAATTCCAGCAATCTCCTGGATGTGCCCAGACATCTGAATCCAAGGGAACTCTGCCCTGAGTGGTCAACTTGGCATACCATGACACCAATTACTATTAACTCTTCTCCTCACAGGGAGTTTGGTGGCCCTGCATTTCATGATTATATACATAGCATGTTGAACACAGACCGCCTGCCTATAACATAGAATGTGTATTATAAGAAACAGTATGTTGTGCACGTACTTATTTGAAGAGCAATTTGTACTGTATTACTGAGCAGGCTGGTGGGTACCCACTGAGCTAGGCTATGTTGACCCCTAACAAGCTTGGATGTTTTCAGCAGGCCAACTCCTGAGTGTCATAGAGAATTTGGGAGCAATGCAACAGGTGCCCAGCCACACTGCTGGATGTTCATGTGGCCAAGGagatctgtttaaaaaaataaacgtAGTTCTAACATCCAATTGAGGTTTAGACatgttatttcacttaggatTCACATTCAATTCAAACTAGctttagcaaaaattaaatgatttactgtattcaattcaatttaaaaaaaatgacttccaGTTTTAGGTATGTCATGCTCATTCTAACAATACCATCGAGGCTTCTATTGGtgttctcccctctttctcttctcggTCCTTTTTATAGCTGCCTTTGGCTCTTATTTCAGAAAGTAACCTTTAGGTGTCAGAGAAAGTGGCCTTAGGAACTTCAACTTAAACCATCCTTAATGTCAATAATCCCAAAGGAAGAGATGAATCTTTACTAACAGCTGTAGCAGGGAAGTTGGGGGAGTGACCCTGGGTACAAGCCACGCCTTTAACAATCCCTGTGGCCTGGAAGATGAACTTCTCTGACTGGCTAGCCTTGACTTTCATGGCCTAGGACACATAGCCATACTTCCCAGGGCATTTTGCCACACCCCTAGGGCTGATTTCTGAGGATCAACGCTCCCAGAAATGCATGGAATGGGAAAGTGGCTCCCCCAAAGATAGCattttgaacagaaaaaaatagtatgtTGCACAGATACAGCGTGTCTGATGGATGGGGGTTCCctgagggggctgggtgaaagggaGAGACAATGAGCCCCCTGTGTGTAGAAGTCTGGAAGGCTGGGCCCAACCAGGCTACAGGGCCTGGTGGTCACAGGGGGTAGTGATTCCAGGCACAGAGAGAGTCTGGGCCCACCTGTTCCTTACTTAGCCTCCCACTGAGGAGTGGGAGGTATGAACCATGGGAAAGAGAAGTCTGTGGCCAAAAGGAAGGAGCTCCATCCTCAGGGAAGAGCTGTGGGAACTCCTAAAAGAGTGGGTTTTCAGTGTGGTAGATGGAGGAGGGTGTCAGGCAAAATACAAGAaaccagttaaatttgaatttcagatacaaTTTTGGCAcaggacatacttatactaaaattacttgttgtttatctgaaatttaaatttaactgggaGTCCTGTGTTTTCACTTGCTCGGTCTGGCGACCCtaagtggaggaggctgctggtggGGCTAGGCTGCAGCTGTGAGCCACATGAGGAAGACATCAGCCGCTGTAGCTCCAGTAGTTGTGAaattctccctgcctctcctccccttccctgggacttttaaaaggaaaatggccTTTTGTAGAACTCACAGACTGGTGGGGCTCCTGCAACAGGTTAAAAATATGAGTATTCTTGGTAATATTTGGGGAAGGGTTGCCAGGACAAGACTGAACTTAAGTTAGTAAATCTGTGGCAACTTTGAGGTTGGGTCCGTGTGCTACATATGACAGTTGCCTGTATTGTCCAGTGAAGTCTGGAACATGGTTACCAAGTAAGGAGGGGCAGAAAGTGCAATAAGTCCTAAATGTGTGAGGTGGCTTGGCACTTACAGAGAACAGTCAACCAGTTCTACCTGTTTTCTGCTTTTAGTGTGTCTTTTTATATCAGTATGTGGACAGATGTggataaaaatggaattaagctTGCTACACTCAGGGTACAGGCAGAAacttgttatatatttttatccctTCCCAAGGTGCATATGGGCACCACCATAGGCACTCCCTTTCTAGTTAATGTATGGGGATACTTTTCCATGGTTTCCACCCCGAGGCAAGGATTTCTGTACCCCTCCCTGAAATGGGATTTGTCGTGTTCCTGTCATTCCTAAGGGGCCATTTTGGAGTTATTTTTGAATGTGGCAAACCTCATTCTTAGGATTACTTCTGACCCTCTTTGCCCAAGAATCTATTCCCCTGCTCATTTTTGGAAATGGGCCTCTTTCTATATTTCTCTGTATAAAGCAACTGGAAAGTTTTCTTTACACTAAAATTTTCTTATGTGATTAGAAGAGGTCTGGGAAATGGCTGGAAATTGGGAGAGGGAAAGTTGGTTAGTTCCAAATTTTTTGTGTgcgtctttaggattttctatagaTAAGATCATATGACCTGtaaaaagtgacaattttacttgttcttttttgatttggatgtcttttatttctttttcttgcctgattgctctggctaggacttccattacTATGATGAATAAGAGTAGTGAGAGTGGGCATCTTTGTGTTATTCCTAATCTTAGAGAAAACACTTTCAATCTTTCACTATTAAGTGTGATGTCAGCTGTGGGTTTGTTGTATCATATTGAGTTATGTTCCTTCTGCACCAAATTTGTTGAgggctgctgcccccaccccttgaCCACTGGTGGGGCATCAACATGAACACCTGCCAGACTCTAGTACTATCAGGCATGGCACCACGGATTTCCTGCATCTATTTGTTTTGTTATGGTTGTCACCGACAATGCTCTTTCTCAGACAATTTAGGATTTCTACTTCTATTTTTGGAACATTCGCAGAAATGCAACCCCCTCCTCATCGCAGAAAAGGATGGTTACTGATTTCACTGCCTGCTGATGGGGCTTAATCTGttgcttttcttcttatttccagATCCCAGTGAGTGTCCTACCGTGACTAAGGCATCCATACAGGGCTCTTAGCAATGTCTTTAAGGTCAGACTCGGCCTGTTCAGTGAAGGGAGAGTCCACCACAAGAATATCCTGTCATTAGTAGAATGTGTGATTATTCATCCCTTGGATTCTTTTATACCCTTTTCCCCATGACTCCTGGACTTGGGAACCAGCCCCAAAGTGTGCAAAGTCCTTGAAGTGATTCATTTATGGACATCCCTTGGCCTAATTTCTATTTATTCTCCATCCTCTCTTTTGCCAAGATTTGAAATCCTCTCTTCTTCAGCCACCACATCCACGTCCTCCAGGACTTATCAATGCACCCTGAagtatcttttgttttgttcatcctttccactctctctactTATGCTTCCAGTCTGTCTTGCCAAAACAACAAATGGAATCTGGTTGGGTCTCagctttcatctttctctttgtATTCATGCAATAATTTAAAGTAGACAGTGTGCTTTCTCATATGTGTGGGGGCATTTGAGTGTTGATTTGCCATCATTCATTGGTATCGTTCTCCTGCCAGCAGTAccttcatttctcttggggaaTTTTTTCATTAAACCTGTTTAGGTATGCATAGCTGGGGTTGATACTATCCCCAGTTATGGGGGAGAAACCATGAAAAGTGCATGGTGAGCAGCATTTCCCAGCCTTGTCACAGCCACCATGTCTGGTGTATGATTTTACAGGTGATCTCATGACAGTGAACGATATGGGGGGGGGTGTCCTTGGCTTGGTTTCTGTAAGAATCTTTTTTTCTGCAGGATAACTAGTAGTTCCCCATAACACACAGATTAGAGAGGATGTATCCCTAAGTATTTTTGGCAACCCTAGTGCCTGCCTCTATgaggggagggcttcctggagaatGGCACCTATTCTAGGAAAGCAAAGAtgagaaatagaggaagaaaactCATCCAGGTCCTGGTTACATCATCTGGGTTCCAGATAAAGCCATGCCTGAAGATTCACTCATCCCTGCATTCTGCTGGGACTGAGCCAGTGGTCTCACTGATTGTTCAAGTCAGTATAGACTGAACTCCAAGTCCTCTGATTCTTACACATACCCTGTGAGATTAAtaacattatctttattttagagGAAAGGTAAGAGAGCCAAAGAAGTTACATATTTGCTTGAAGTCATATAACCAGTTCAGATGTTTTGACTTCCCAATTAAAAAGCTCCAACTATATAATCATCTGAATGACCCCCCATCCACCAATTTTCAGTGATTCTACATTTCTGCTAGAAGACATAGAACATTTTGGTAATGACATTTAGGCTTTCCACAAAGTAACTTCGGTCTACTTGCCTCAATGTGTTTCCTATCATTGCAGAAACTGTCTACCCCATGCAATCAGACCCTCTGTCTAGATCACCCTGCCTTTGCTCACACCCtcacccctttctccccccttcacTCTGCCTATTTACTAACTTTCACTCAgcctctgctttcatttctcaaGAGGCGGGGGAGGTCATGGTGGAATTGAGTCTCTTGAGGGAAGAgctgttgattccctgtggaAACCTGAAAAGTGTTGCTCCAAGTGTGTGCATTGAGCTTTCTTATATCCATATGGGAGAGTCTACATAAACTGAGTGTAAGTTCTCCAGAGAAGGATTCTCCCAGGGCAACAACTCAAGGCCATATAATGTCACGAAATCAGTCCATTGGATCGCTTGAATTGTATTTATgggagagtttttatttttttaactaaagaGGTGAAACCTGATTAAATGGGATGAAAATCAGAGGCAGTCAATAGGTCAGGTTCTGCTTATGTAAATGTCACTGGGTTTACCATTTATAGTTCACATGACAATTGGACATGCTCATCAAGTGATATCTCAGTGCTAAGGTAAGGATGTCAACGACTCTGCCTTTCATATCTGTATATCCAATCATTTGGTTAATGATTAGAGCTGTAAGTGGTTTGCTTTCATGAATCATCAGTTCATAGAGGTTTgtagctggggtgggaggtgttcagAAATAAGGCTGGTCATGTAGAAAGATGAGACTGAGAAGAGGGAGTGATTTGCCCCAAGTCATGGAAAGTAAATACTGGAGCCAGAAGCACATGTTAGTGACTTAGGTCGTTCATGATGAAGGGAAAAGATGGAGGGTTCAGGTCCAGTTGCTGTTGTTGATTTCAACCACTCATGAAGGCAGCAGTTTAGATCAGTTCCATAACTTTGTCAGCCCCTTGAAGCCTGTCTATTTTTAACAGGATAccctaaattatatttttgtaacttGATTTTTATACACTTGGAACTCAGTAAATATACTTTTCTGTCTTAGAAATGGTACTTGAATGTTTTTCCTGCAGAGTCTACTTTTAGAAGATTTTTTGATATccaatttataattattaaaattagcacagacatttgatttttttaaacatttatttacttaatcactttttattgttattctattagattcatcccattttcctccctttgccctcctctgcccattccacccccagctcccacagtcaattctcaccctgttgtccatgggtcattcacacatgttttttgtctagtcccttccccttctttccaccattatccccctccccctcccctctggtcactgtcagtctgtactatgtttccatgcttgtggttctattttgttcattggtttaGTTTGTTCACTGGGTTCCttttataggtaagatcatatggtatttgtctttcaccgactggcttatttcgcttagcataatattctccagtacAATCCATGCAGTCaaaaaaggtaggagttccttctttctttctgctgcgtagtattccgttgtgtaaatgtactgcaaGTTTTTGAATAACTCATTTGCTGAAGATATTTGCTTTTAATAGATCACTATGGTCAAACTCAGTAACTCAACTTTACCCTCAGCTACTAATGTCCTAATGATCTGAGCTCAAGACCACATTACATGTCTCGAGCATGCTTTTCCATCTGTTCTCCAGgcttctctgtgtcccacagaGTAAAGTTCTGCTGGTTTTCAAGCATCATGCAAAGACCAGAGGACTCTCTTCTAGTGCTAAAATGCCATTGATACCTTTGACTTGAGCATATCAGCCATCTTCCTTATGCCTTCCTCCTTCCACTTAATGGCTTTTTGACCTGTGACATCCTGTGATTATAGCTGTTCACCCTCTCTCTCCATTCAGAAGTCATTTTTCCCTCTGTAAATTTCTACAGCACTTGTTCCCACTCTGGTTTCCCTTAACTGCCAGGCTGTGGGCATTTTATTTCATAGTTAAGAGGAGGGCCTGAGGCTTCTGGGAGCGCAGCTGATAATATTTTGGCAAAGGCATGAGGGATGTATTGGAGGAGTTACAACACACGAAGAAACCAGTTAGGAGACCATTTAATAATGGAGGGAGGccacaggggaggagaggggacagtgagctGGAGCGATGTCAGTGGGGATGAACTCACTGAGGCCAGAGGGACTCCAGATTCTAAAGATCCCTGGGCCTGACAGTGAATAGGAtgctggggacaggggagagttGGTTGGGGGACTGGGGAGGAGAAGTGGAGAGGAGTAAGGTGCTCTGCTCAGAGAGGAGCTTGGGAAGGGTAGGTGAACTGGGAGTACAATGGTCATCTCTGCTTGGCACTGGCTGGCCCACAGGATTCAGGGAGCATGTGTGCCTTCTTCCTGCCACCTAACACTATTCCAGGGTCCATTCAGCCTGGTTGTCATATGAATTGAAGGGAGGCCCTGCAGCTTGAAGATTTCCAGGAACAAATCAGAGAAACACCCATGCCAGAGCCAGAAGGGATGTGCAGGGTCATTTCCCTGTTTCCAACCCACAGGGGAACCTGAGTGCAGGGAGAGGCAGACACTCGTCTTGGGGgtagtggcagagtcaggatgtGAGCCCAATTCCCCAGTCCAGTGGTACTTCCAATCCCACAAGGAGCCTCAAAGTTCTGCAAAAGTCATAGATTAATTCTGCGGCCTTCTATTTCCCTGTGTTTAGCTTTTCTTCAGACATTACATTCCTTAAGGGGAGAGTCTGGGTTTTCCTAATCTTAATATTTACTCCTCCATCTACTCAATCAATATTGGTTTAGCAGCTACTGTGTCATTTATTATCTGTTTTAGGCACTAAGAATACAGCAAAGAAGAGGACCAAGTTCCTGTCTTcctggagcttacattccagAAGGAAGACTTAGGAAACAAGCATAAAACCCAAATAAATATGGGTTATTTCAGTTGGTGATAAGTGTTATGGCAAAAAATAAACCAGGGAAATGGGAGTCAGAGAATGCTGTGGTAGGTTGCTTTTTTGTGccctgtgcccagggaagacctctCTGTTGGTTTATGGCTCAAATGCATCTCTGAGGGTACACAGGCATCCACCAGGTAGGTGCTCCACCAGTGTTTATTGAAGTACTAATGGTTAAATAAACTTCCtactgtgtgtgtgggagagagagagaggggaagagagagagggagagacagagagggaaaggcagagagagagagaggcagagagaaagaggaggggggaTGGAGACTGCTTAAATTACAGGGTCAGAATGACCAAAAATGGTATTTTCTATAGCCCTGAAAGCCACTTTATGGTCACAAAAATGAGCCATGGAGAAATGAACTCTACAATTTGTAATGCAGGCAAATTCTAAGTAATTAGTCAGATCCACTCTAATCAGAAATAATTATACTTGACACAATTTACTTATGTTCGTTCATCTGAGATAAGTGCATCTAAACTTCAACCCCTTTGAATGTTTCTGTATTTGTTCAGGTGTACTATTCATatacttcatttttaataaagtgaTATAAGTGCATTTTGAACTTTGGCATTTATAATATATGTTCATCaaaaattttgctttaattttgaattatgttataacttttttctgaagttttttgctacttgcttatttaaaaattcttaaataaatatacaattgaAATTGTATACAGAGGTGTACACGTCAATGTAGTGGACAATGGATTCTAAATAACATAATGTCTATGTATGTTTTAAGAGTAAGATTAATTTTCAGCTTAACAAAAAAGATGCCAGAAAACATCTGCTGttatttttggggttttttgcagTTTTATAACTTGATTTGGCAATCAGCGGTTAGTTCTCTTCCACATTAACTGAGCGTAGATCTTTGAAACTGGTGAGAGGCAAACAGGTAACCAGCATATAGAAGCTTGTCTGGTGAATCCTCACCTTCATAACGTTTTCCGGACAATTGCATCTGCATACGACATGGGGCATTCCTTATTCCTTTGACTCAGACAGCGTCGTTGAGCCTGGTGCTAGTGTGCACACCTGGAGTTCTCTACCCTGTGTGGCAGATTTCT from the Desmodus rotundus isolate HL8 chromosome 5, HLdesRot8A.1, whole genome shotgun sequence genome contains:
- the NLRP10 gene encoding NACHT, LRR and PYD domains-containing protein 10, which gives rise to MALASNPQEALLWALSDLNEHDFKILKFHLRDRTLLVGQRLARGELEGLSRVDLASRLISMYGAQEAVKVVLRVLEVMNLLELVDQLSHICLNDYRDIYREYVRCLEERQEEGVSRSYNQLLLVAKPSSGSAPQEQELGSVTVETLLDSGEEPNQGPPMVVLQGSAGTGKTTLAKKMVLDWATGSLYPGRFDYVFYVSCREVVLLPEGTLDQLLIWCCGDNKAPVTEIRRQPERLLFILDGYDELQRPFAVRLRRPGPSRTEDLLHRLIRREVLPTSSLLITTRPLALRNLQSLLKQPRHVHVLGFSDDEKEKYLHSYFTDEEQAKKAIDFVCRNDVLYKACQVPGICWVVCSWLKGQMERGGKFPEIPSNDTDIFMAYVSTFLPPSDNEACSELTRHKVLRGLCSLAAQGIQHQRFLFEEDDLRKHNLDGPSLAAFLSSHDYQEGLDIKKFYSFRHISFQEFFHAMSYLVKQDQSQLGEEALREVTRLLDDKDQAGNEEMTLSMQFLLDMSKKESSSNFELTFCFKISPSIKQDLKNFKEQMNSIKHNRTWDLEFNLYESTRNLVKSVQMSDVTFKMEHSNKKKSDSRKTLCVKTRLSKAKKEEQKCPVVEKGHITGTQKKASSGKGREREGELETRRV